The following are encoded together in the Mammaliicoccus vitulinus genome:
- a CDS encoding peptide ABC transporter substrate-binding protein, with amino-acid sequence MNKRYKVMFVIFVSFVLILSACSGDNKKDSDNNIKQSKSKNELNLSSSDDIPTMDPSLAADQVSFTTFTQTLEGLYVLDKDDKPIPGVAKDKPEKSSDGKTWTIKLRDNAKWSNGDPVTANDFVFAWQRSVDPDTAAEFSYMFENIENAKEITAGDKKPEELGVKAIDDHTLEIKLIKDVPWMESLLAFSSYMPQNEKFVKAQGDKFGTTDKTTLSNGPYKLTEWKPEDRWKLEKNDQYWDKDKVNIKDVNIRVVKNTQTAINMYQTGKLDMVGLDAQNVKKYKDREDFSTESTSGSYFFRINKEKNENLKNEDLRKAIAKSIDKKSYVNSLLNNGSKPLDTLMIKDFVKDGDNKDYTEGVKSPLSYDKAEAKKHLDKAKKDLGKDKFTIELLTYDEDESKKAGEFVKEQVEKNLPGVTLKIKQQPFKQKLALETKKDFDISFAGWFPDYPDPTTFLDVFTSDSPHNQTGYANKEYDKAIEKANSDEMLKSENSEKRIKILQDAESEFLDSASISPLFQTGAARLTQPYIKNWQNHKYGGDYTLKGVEIEGAK; translated from the coding sequence ATGAATAAAAGGTATAAAGTAATGTTTGTAATATTCGTATCTTTTGTACTGATTTTATCTGCATGTAGTGGCGATAATAAAAAGGACAGTGATAATAATATTAAGCAGTCTAAATCTAAAAATGAACTTAATCTATCATCTAGTGATGATATACCTACGATGGACCCTTCATTAGCTGCTGACCAAGTTTCATTTACAACATTTACCCAAACGCTAGAGGGTTTATATGTACTCGATAAAGATGATAAGCCTATCCCAGGCGTTGCGAAAGATAAACCTGAGAAATCGAGTGACGGTAAAACATGGACGATTAAATTAAGAGATAATGCAAAGTGGTCTAACGGTGATCCAGTTACGGCGAATGATTTCGTCTTCGCATGGCAACGCTCAGTTGATCCTGACACAGCAGCAGAATTTTCATATATGTTTGAAAATATAGAAAATGCGAAAGAAATAACGGCTGGAGATAAGAAACCTGAAGAACTTGGTGTGAAAGCAATTGATGATCATACACTTGAAATTAAACTGATTAAAGACGTACCATGGATGGAAAGTTTATTAGCTTTTAGTTCTTATATGCCTCAAAATGAAAAGTTTGTTAAAGCACAAGGAGACAAATTTGGTACAACAGATAAAACAACTTTATCAAATGGGCCATATAAATTAACAGAATGGAAACCAGAAGATAGATGGAAATTGGAAAAGAATGATCAATATTGGGATAAAGATAAAGTGAACATTAAAGATGTGAACATTAGAGTTGTTAAAAACACACAAACGGCTATTAACATGTATCAAACTGGCAAGTTAGATATGGTAGGTTTAGATGCACAAAATGTTAAGAAATATAAAGACAGAGAAGATTTTTCAACTGAATCTACATCTGGTAGTTATTTCTTTAGAATTAATAAAGAAAAGAACGAAAACTTAAAAAATGAAGATTTAAGAAAAGCGATAGCGAAATCAATAGATAAAAAATCTTATGTTAATTCATTGCTCAACAATGGTTCTAAACCATTAGACACGCTAATGATTAAAGACTTTGTAAAAGATGGAGACAACAAGGATTATACAGAAGGTGTTAAATCACCTTTAAGCTATGATAAAGCTGAAGCTAAAAAACATTTGGACAAAGCTAAAAAAGATTTAGGAAAAGACAAATTTACGATTGAATTATTAACTTATGATGAAGACGAGTCTAAAAAAGCAGGTGAATTTGTTAAAGAGCAAGTAGAGAAAAACTTGCCTGGTGTTACTTTGAAAATTAAACAACAGCCATTTAAACAAAAGCTTGCATTAGAAACTAAAAAAGATTTTGATATTTCATTTGCTGGTTGGTTCCCTGACTATCCAGATCCAACAACATTTTTAGATGTATTTACATCAGATTCACCACATAACCAAACAGGATATGCGAATAAAGAATATGATAAAGCAATAGAAAAAGCAAATTCTGATGAAATGCTTAAATCAGAAAATAGTGAGAAGCGTATTAAAATACTTCAAGATGCAGAATCAGAGTTCTTAGATTCAGCTTCTATTTCACCATTATTCCAAACAGGGGCTGCAAGACTGACACAGCCATATATTAAAAATTGGCAAAATCATAAATACGGCGGAGATTACACATTAAAAGGTGTAGAAATAGAAGGCGCTAAATAA
- a CDS encoding peptide ABC transporter substrate-binding protein: MRKRLAALLSILVAVVLTLAACSGGGSKSEDGGKGGVKSEKSENVLNLTSTADIPTMDSSLATDQISFINFNQTLEGLYVLDKDDKPAPGVAKEDPKKSDDGKTWTIKLRDNAKWSNGDPVTAHDFVYAWQRTVDPDTAAEYAYMFENIENAKDITAGKKKPEELGVKAVDDQTLEIKLVKDVPWMQSLFAFGSFMPQNEKFVEKQRKKFGTTADATLSNGPFQLEDWKTEDNWKLVPNKEYWDKDKVKLKEVNYKVVKENQTSLNLYQTGKADSVVLEAQNVPKYEDRKDFSTELVASNWFLRINKTKNKDLSNENLRKAIAKSFNKKEYTNSILNNGSLPTDTLMIKDFVEDKNGKDYLDGVKSPLNYDKEEAKKLLEKAKKETGKDSFKIEFLTYDDAERKQAAQYMKEQIEKNLPGVTLKIKQQPFKQKLALESKGDYDISFAGWGPDYPDPTTYLDLFTKDSPHNQTGYSNAEYDKALEEANSDEMLKPENEQKRLEMLQKAEGQFLESAAIAPMYQAGVARLRQPYVKNWQTHKFGGDYSLKEVEIAGAK, translated from the coding sequence ATGAGGAAAAGATTAGCGGCTTTATTATCAATTTTAGTTGCAGTTGTTTTAACGTTAGCAGCATGTAGTGGTGGTGGTTCTAAAAGTGAAGATGGAGGTAAAGGCGGCGTTAAAAGTGAAAAATCTGAAAACGTCTTAAACTTAACTTCTACGGCCGATATACCAACGATGGACTCATCGTTAGCAACTGACCAAATATCATTTATCAACTTTAATCAAACATTAGAAGGGTTATATGTGTTAGATAAAGATGATAAACCTGCTCCAGGTGTTGCTAAAGAAGATCCTAAAAAATCTGACGACGGGAAAACGTGGACGATTAAGTTACGCGACAACGCTAAATGGTCAAATGGGGATCCAGTTACAGCGCATGACTTCGTTTACGCATGGCAAAGAACGGTAGATCCAGATACTGCAGCTGAGTATGCATACATGTTTGAAAATATCGAGAACGCTAAAGATATTACTGCTGGTAAGAAAAAACCAGAAGAGTTAGGTGTTAAAGCAGTAGACGATCAAACATTAGAAATTAAATTAGTGAAAGACGTTCCTTGGATGCAAAGTCTATTTGCTTTCGGTTCATTCATGCCTCAAAATGAAAAATTCGTTGAAAAACAAAGGAAAAAATTCGGTACAACAGCTGATGCAACTTTATCAAACGGTCCTTTCCAATTAGAAGATTGGAAAACTGAAGATAACTGGAAATTAGTACCAAACAAAGAATATTGGGATAAAGACAAAGTTAAATTAAAAGAAGTAAACTATAAAGTCGTAAAAGAAAATCAAACATCATTAAATCTGTATCAAACTGGAAAAGCAGATAGTGTAGTACTAGAAGCTCAGAATGTTCCAAAATATGAAGATAGAAAAGATTTCTCAACAGAATTAGTAGCATCTAACTGGTTCTTAAGAATAAATAAAACTAAAAATAAAGACTTATCTAATGAAAATTTGAGAAAAGCTATTGCTAAATCATTTAATAAAAAAGAATACACTAATTCTATATTAAATAATGGTTCATTACCTACTGATACTCTTATGATTAAAGATTTTGTTGAAGACAAAAATGGTAAAGATTATCTTGATGGCGTTAAATCTCCATTAAATTATGATAAAGAAGAAGCTAAAAAATTATTAGAAAAAGCTAAGAAAGAAACTGGTAAAGATAGTTTCAAAATTGAATTTTTAACATATGATGATGCAGAAAGAAAACAAGCGGCACAATATATGAAAGAACAAATTGAGAAAAACTTACCAGGCGTTACATTAAAAATTAAACAACAACCATTTAAACAAAAATTAGCTCTAGAATCTAAAGGCGATTATGATATTTCATTTGCTGGTTGGGGTCCTGACTATCCAGATCCAACAACATACTTAGACTTATTCACAAAAGATAGTCCTCATAACCAAACTGGATATTCAAATGCTGAATATGATAAAGCTTTAGAAGAAGCTAATTCAGATGAAATGTTGAAACCAGAAAATGAACAAAAACGTCTTGAAATGTTGCAAAAAGCAGAAGGTCAGTTTTTAGAATCTGCTGCAATTGCTCCAATGTATCAAGCTGGTGTTGCTCGTTTACGTCAACCATACGTTAAAAACTGGCAGACACATAAATTCGGTGGTGACTACTCTCTTAAAGAAGTAGAAATCGCTGGAGCTAAATAA
- a CDS encoding ABC transporter ATP-binding protein, whose translation MAQNKEVLIDVQNLKQYFNVGKKNEVRAVDDISFKIYKGETLGLVGESGCGKSTTGRTLIKLYDATDGKVIFDNVDIQNIKKRKDLLKFNRRMQMIFQDPYASLNPRLKVMDIVAEGLDVHKLVSSKEERKKRVYDLLETVGLSKEHANRYPHEFSGGQRQRLGIARALAVEPEFIIADEPISALDVSIQAQVVNLMQKLQDEKGITFLFIAHDLSMVKYISDRIGVMYFGKLVELGPSEQIYIHPQHEYTKSLLSAIPLPDPDSERTRTRSSYNPEIHKYEDDDNLELREVGPDHFVYCSEKEFAEKKENYNKDFDLTEA comes from the coding sequence ATGGCTCAAAATAAAGAAGTATTAATTGATGTACAAAATTTGAAACAGTATTTTAACGTCGGTAAGAAAAATGAAGTTAGAGCAGTTGATGATATCTCTTTTAAAATTTATAAAGGTGAAACATTAGGTTTAGTAGGTGAATCTGGTTGTGGTAAATCCACAACTGGACGTACACTTATCAAACTATATGATGCTACTGACGGTAAAGTCATATTTGATAATGTTGATATTCAAAATATTAAAAAGAGAAAAGATCTTTTGAAATTTAACCGTCGTATGCAAATGATTTTCCAAGATCCATATGCATCTTTAAATCCGAGGTTAAAAGTGATGGATATTGTAGCTGAAGGATTAGATGTGCATAAACTCGTTTCTAGTAAAGAAGAAAGAAAAAAACGTGTTTATGACTTATTAGAGACAGTTGGTCTATCTAAAGAACATGCGAATAGATACCCACATGAATTCTCTGGTGGTCAAAGACAAAGGTTGGGAATCGCACGCGCATTAGCTGTTGAACCTGAATTTATCATTGCAGATGAACCTATTTCTGCACTTGATGTATCTATTCAAGCACAAGTGGTTAACCTAATGCAGAAGCTTCAAGATGAAAAAGGTATAACATTCTTATTCATCGCACATGATTTATCAATGGTTAAATATATTTCAGACAGAATTGGTGTTATGTATTTTGGAAAGCTGGTTGAACTTGGGCCATCTGAACAAATATATATACATCCTCAACATGAATATACAAAATCTTTATTATCTGCTATTCCGTTACCAGATCCTGATTCTGAAAGAACAAGAACGAGATCTTCATATAATCCTGAGATACATAAATATGAGGATGATGACAACTTGGAACTTAGAGAAGTAGGACCAGATCACTTTGTATATTGTTCTGAAAAGGAATTTGCTGAGAAAAAAGAAAATTATAATAAAGATTTTGATTTAACTGAAGCATAA
- a CDS encoding ABC transporter ATP-binding protein has protein sequence MAKRILEVNNLHVSFDIDAGEVQAVRGVDFYLDKGETLAIVGESGSGKSVTTKALMQLLPKKVGRIKDGSILFDGKDLAKLKEKEMQKIRGKEIGMIFQDPMTSLNPTMKIGKQVMEPLIKHQKLSKHDAKKRALDILNLVGLPKAKERFNNYPHQFSGGQRQRIVIATALACDPKVLIADEPTTALDVTIQAQILELMKELQHKIDTSIIFITHDLGVVANVADRVAVMYGGQIVETGSVDEIFYNPKHPYTWGLLSSMPSLETTHDTELLAIPGTPPDLIKPPVGDAFARRSEYALDIDYKEEPPWFQVSPTHFVKSWLLDERAPEVELPEAVKLKQKATPDQFDKPKRVERVTF, from the coding sequence ATGGCTAAGAGAATATTAGAAGTAAATAACTTACATGTTTCCTTCGACATTGACGCGGGGGAAGTACAAGCTGTAAGAGGTGTAGACTTTTATTTAGATAAAGGAGAAACACTTGCTATTGTTGGTGAATCTGGATCAGGGAAATCAGTTACAACAAAAGCACTCATGCAGTTACTGCCTAAAAAGGTAGGTAGAATTAAAGATGGTTCAATCTTATTCGACGGGAAAGATTTAGCTAAATTAAAAGAAAAAGAAATGCAAAAAATTCGTGGTAAAGAAATTGGCATGATATTCCAAGATCCAATGACTTCTTTAAATCCTACAATGAAAATTGGGAAACAAGTTATGGAGCCACTTATTAAGCATCAAAAATTATCCAAACATGATGCTAAAAAGCGAGCATTGGATATTTTAAACTTAGTAGGATTACCGAAAGCTAAAGAAAGATTTAATAACTATCCTCACCAATTCTCTGGTGGTCAAAGACAAAGGATCGTTATTGCAACTGCTTTAGCATGTGACCCTAAAGTGTTAATTGCAGACGAACCAACTACAGCATTGGATGTTACGATACAAGCTCAAATTTTGGAATTAATGAAAGAATTACAACATAAAATTGATACTTCTATCATATTTATTACTCATGATTTAGGTGTTGTAGCGAACGTTGCTGATAGAGTGGCAGTAATGTACGGTGGTCAAATTGTTGAAACAGGTTCAGTAGATGAAATTTTCTATAATCCTAAACATCCGTATACTTGGGGACTGTTGTCTTCAATGCCAAGCTTAGAAACGACTCATGATACAGAACTACTAGCAATTCCTGGTACACCACCAGATTTGATTAAGCCGCCTGTAGGTGATGCGTTTGCGAGACGAAGTGAATATGCACTAGATATTGACTATAAGGAAGAGCCACCTTGGTTCCAAGTGTCTCCAACACATTTCGTTAAATCTTGGTTATTAGATGAACGAGCACCTGAAGTGGAATTACCAGAAGCTGTTAAATTAAAACAAAAAGCAACACCAGATCAATTTGACAAGCCAAAACGTGTAGAAAGGGTGACGTTCTAA
- the opp3C gene encoding oligopeptide ABC transporter permease, whose protein sequence is MSKDQENKLNNSGYDNASVTHSTQGMPADSFVLHGRDKIVEEKFERKSRTFWQDAWKQLIGNKLAVIGLIGLLIMTLVSLTGPLMNDHKFSDQNVSHANLPPKIPVLDKVPFLPFDGTDRDGFDLYESQNVNENYWFGTDELGRDLWTRTWRGTQVSLFIGLVAAALDIFIGVIYGAVSGYFGGRIDDILQRIVEILSSIPNLIVVILFVLLFDPSMWTIILAMSVTGWLGMSRIVRGQFLKLKEQEFVMASRTLGVSNFKLIFKHILPNTLGPIIVTSMFTVPSAIFFEAFLSFIGLGIPAPQASLGSLVDTGRKMLLIFPHELFVPAIVLSLLILFFYLFSDGLRDAFDPKMRK, encoded by the coding sequence ATGAGTAAAGATCAAGAAAATAAATTAAACAATAGCGGTTATGATAATGCCTCAGTCACGCATTCTACACAAGGTATGCCTGCTGACAGCTTTGTATTACACGGTAGAGACAAAATAGTAGAAGAAAAGTTCGAAAGAAAAAGTCGTACATTTTGGCAAGATGCATGGAAACAATTAATTGGTAATAAATTAGCAGTCATTGGTCTTATAGGATTGTTAATCATGACGTTAGTGTCACTTACTGGTCCACTAATGAATGATCATAAATTTAGTGATCAAAATGTTTCGCACGCTAACTTACCACCAAAAATTCCAGTGTTAGATAAAGTTCCATTTTTACCATTTGATGGTACTGACCGAGATGGCTTTGATTTATATGAAAGTCAAAACGTGAATGAAAATTACTGGTTTGGTACTGACGAACTTGGACGTGATTTATGGACACGTACATGGAGAGGTACACAAGTATCACTATTTATTGGCTTAGTTGCAGCAGCGCTAGATATCTTTATTGGTGTTATATATGGTGCAGTTTCAGGTTACTTTGGTGGAAGAATTGATGATATTTTACAGCGTATCGTTGAAATTTTATCTTCTATTCCAAACTTGATTGTCGTTATTTTATTCGTATTATTATTCGATCCATCTATGTGGACCATTATATTAGCGATGTCGGTAACAGGTTGGCTCGGGATGAGTCGTATCGTACGTGGTCAGTTCTTAAAACTTAAAGAACAAGAATTCGTAATGGCTTCTAGAACGTTAGGGGTTTCAAACTTTAAACTAATCTTTAAACATATTTTGCCAAACACACTAGGACCAATTATTGTAACTTCAATGTTTACAGTTCCAAGTGCAATATTCTTCGAAGCTTTCTTAAGTTTCATTGGGTTAGGTATTCCAGCACCACAAGCATCATTAGGTTCATTAGTTGATACAGGAAGAAAAATGTTATTAATCTTCCCACATGAATTATTTGTACCAGCTATCGTGCTTAGTTTGTTAATCTTATTCTTCTACTTATTCAGTGATGGATTAAGAGATGCTTTCGACCCTAAAATGCGTAAATAA
- the opp3b gene encoding oligopeptide ABC transporter permease yields the protein MVRYTLKRIFYMFISLFLIMTITFFLMKLLPGSPYNDEKLSEEQKVIINEKYGLNDPVPVQYANYLGSVAKGDFGISFQYDNREVWSLIKPRLGPSVEMGTYAMILGTITGLLLGIVAAIRQNTIIDYGATFLSVIFISVPSFVLAVLLQYVFAVEWQIFPVAGWSGFMTAVLPSIALAAGVTATIARYIRSEMIEVLGSDYIELARAKGMSSARVIFGHAVRNGLIPIVTIIVPMLAGILTGTLTIENIFGVPGLGDQFVRSIQTNDYPVIMALTLLFSFLFIISIFIVDVLYGLIDPRIRVQGGKK from the coding sequence ATGGTTAGGTATACTTTGAAGCGTATTTTTTATATGTTCATATCATTGTTTTTAATTATGACGATAACATTTTTCTTAATGAAATTGTTACCGGGTTCACCGTACAACGATGAGAAATTATCAGAAGAACAAAAGGTTATTATAAACGAAAAGTATGGTTTGAATGATCCTGTACCAGTACAATATGCAAATTACTTAGGGAGTGTTGCAAAAGGAGACTTCGGTATTTCATTCCAATACGATAACAGAGAGGTTTGGAGTTTGATTAAACCGAGACTTGGACCATCTGTTGAAATGGGTACATATGCGATGATTTTAGGAACTATAACGGGACTATTACTTGGTATAGTTGCTGCTATCAGACAGAATACAATTATAGATTATGGGGCCACCTTCCTATCGGTAATATTTATTTCTGTTCCTTCGTTCGTTCTAGCGGTACTACTACAATACGTATTTGCAGTGGAGTGGCAAATATTCCCTGTAGCAGGTTGGAGTGGATTTATGACAGCAGTATTACCATCAATTGCTCTTGCGGCAGGTGTGACAGCAACAATTGCGCGTTACATTCGTTCTGAGATGATTGAGGTCTTGGGTTCTGATTACATAGAATTAGCGAGAGCTAAAGGGATGTCTAGCGCTCGAGTTATATTTGGACACGCGGTTCGTAATGGGTTAATTCCTATTGTTACAATTATCGTTCCAATGTTAGCAGGTATTTTAACAGGTACTTTAACAATTGAAAATATATTCGGCGTACCAGGTCTTGGTGACCAATTCGTACGTTCGATTCAAACAAATGACTATCCAGTCATTATGGCTTTAACTTTATTATTTAGTTTCTTATTTATAATATCTATCTTCATTGTTGACGTATTATATGGACTTATAGATCCGAGAATTCGTGTGCAAGGAGGTAAGAAATAA
- a CDS encoding DUF3899 domain-containing protein, producing MKFWGIFSISYIGIFLLLCLIFLKDVDQAVNIYFYIMTLFFAASWLFAMKQDGVGKVSRQALRKFNFHMKSKASQDYLKDDELMNPNMNNLHLKETKQYNWIVPFVTLSTLFFIISIIIGFVV from the coding sequence ATGAAATTTTGGGGTATTTTTTCTATTTCGTATATAGGTATATTTTTATTATTATGTCTTATCTTTTTAAAGGATGTAGATCAAGCAGTTAATATATACTTTTATATTATGACTTTATTTTTTGCAGCAAGTTGGCTGTTTGCAATGAAACAAGATGGTGTTGGAAAAGTATCACGTCAAGCTTTGAGAAAATTTAATTTCCACATGAAATCAAAAGCTTCACAAGATTATTTGAAAGATGACGAACTCATGAATCCTAATATGAATAATTTACATTTAAAAGAAACGAAACAATATAATTGGATTGTTCCATTTGTCACATTAAGCACTTTATTTTTTATCATTTCAATCATTATTGGATTTGTCGTTTAA
- the fabF gene encoding beta-ketoacyl-ACP synthase II, translating to MTEKKRVVMTGLGTLNPLGNDVPTTWNNAINGVNGIDEITRIDVSEFPAKLAGELKDFNIENHIAKKDSRKMDRFTQYAIVAAREALKDSKFEITDENSDRIGVWIGSGIGGMETFEVSHNMLLKRGPKRVSPFFVPMMIPDMATGQVSIDLGARGPNGCTVTACATGTNSIGEAFKIIQRGDADLMLAGGTEAPITEMAMAGFSANKALSTNPDRNSACRPFQEGRDGFIMGEGAGVVVLESLESAEARGAHIYAEVVGYGSTGDAYHITAPSPNGEGGARAMQAAIKDAGIKPEDIQYLNAHGTSTPIGDLYEVLAIKSTFGEATKNLKVSSTKSMMGHLLGATGAVESILTALSIENSIVAPTINADTPDPEIDLDYTPNKAAKLDIEYAMSNSLGFGGHNAVLVFKKYTK from the coding sequence ATGACAGAGAAAAAGCGTGTTGTAATGACTGGTTTAGGGACGTTAAACCCGTTAGGAAATGATGTGCCTACAACTTGGAATAATGCAATTAATGGTGTAAACGGCATAGATGAAATAACAAGAATTGATGTTTCTGAATTTCCAGCTAAATTAGCAGGTGAATTGAAAGATTTTAACATTGAAAATCATATTGCGAAAAAAGATTCTCGTAAAATGGACAGATTTACTCAATACGCAATTGTTGCTGCTCGTGAAGCTTTAAAGGACTCTAAATTCGAAATTACTGACGAGAACAGTGATCGAATAGGTGTTTGGATTGGGTCAGGTATCGGCGGAATGGAAACATTCGAAGTTTCACACAACATGTTATTGAAACGTGGACCTAAAAGAGTAAGTCCATTCTTCGTACCAATGATGATTCCTGATATGGCTACAGGACAAGTATCTATTGATTTAGGTGCAAGAGGGCCTAACGGTTGTACAGTTACGGCTTGTGCAACAGGTACAAACTCTATTGGAGAAGCTTTTAAAATTATTCAACGTGGAGATGCTGATTTAATGTTAGCAGGTGGTACAGAGGCACCTATAACAGAAATGGCAATGGCAGGATTTAGTGCTAATAAAGCATTATCTACAAACCCTGATAGAAATTCAGCATGTCGTCCATTCCAAGAAGGCAGAGATGGGTTTATTATGGGTGAAGGAGCTGGAGTGGTTGTCCTAGAATCACTTGAATCAGCTGAAGCACGTGGCGCTCATATTTATGCTGAAGTAGTAGGATATGGATCAACAGGAGATGCTTATCATATTACTGCACCTTCACCAAATGGAGAAGGCGGAGCACGCGCTATGCAAGCAGCAATTAAAGATGCAGGCATTAAACCTGAAGACATTCAATATTTAAATGCTCATGGTACAAGTACGCCAATTGGAGATTTATATGAAGTTTTAGCTATTAAATCTACTTTTGGAGAAGCTACTAAAAACTTAAAAGTAAGTTCTACTAAATCAATGATGGGACATTTACTTGGTGCGACTGGTGCAGTTGAATCAATCTTAACTGCATTATCAATTGAAAATAGTATTGTAGCACCTACTATCAATGCTGATACACCTGATCCAGAAATTGATTTAGACTATACACCGAACAAAGCGGCTAAATTAGATATAGAGTACGCAATGAGTAATAGTCTTGGTTTTGGCGGACATAATGCAGTATTAGTATTTAAAAAGTATACAAAATAA
- a CDS encoding beta-ketoacyl-ACP synthase III, which translates to MDIGIKGFGAYAPKRVVKNEHFEKYLETSDEWITKMTGIKERRFAADDEDTSDLAYEAAVRAIEDAGIDKDEIEMVIVATSTGDKPFPTVATTLQKRLGLNKVPSMDQLAACTGFIYGIVTAQQFVNSGLYKNVLVVGADKLTKITDMHDRSTAILFGDGAGAAIIGEVSEGRGILGVELGSDGNGAPYLYQDMDEHTIQMNGREVFKFAVRIMGEASTKVVEKAGLTANDIDMFVPHQANIRIMESARERLGIEKEKMSVTVDRFGNTSAASIPLSIAYELEQGKIKDNDTIVLVGFGGGLTWGAITLRWGK; encoded by the coding sequence ATGGATATTGGTATAAAAGGTTTTGGTGCTTATGCGCCGAAACGTGTGGTAAAAAATGAACATTTTGAAAAATATTTAGAAACATCCGATGAATGGATTACTAAAATGACAGGTATTAAAGAAAGACGCTTTGCTGCGGACGATGAAGACACAAGTGATTTAGCTTATGAAGCGGCAGTTAGAGCGATAGAAGATGCAGGTATAGATAAAGATGAAATAGAAATGGTTATCGTAGCAACTTCAACAGGTGATAAACCATTTCCAACGGTTGCAACAACTTTACAGAAGAGATTAGGCTTAAATAAAGTGCCTTCAATGGACCAACTTGCGGCTTGTACTGGGTTTATTTATGGTATTGTGACTGCACAACAATTTGTTAATTCAGGTCTTTATAAAAACGTACTAGTAGTTGGTGCTGATAAACTCACTAAAATTACAGATATGCATGATCGTAGTACAGCAATTTTATTCGGTGATGGAGCGGGTGCTGCTATCATTGGTGAAGTATCTGAAGGTAGAGGTATTTTAGGTGTTGAACTTGGTTCAGATGGTAACGGAGCGCCATATTTATATCAAGATATGGATGAACATACCATTCAAATGAATGGTAGAGAAGTGTTTAAATTCGCAGTAAGAATTATGGGAGAAGCTTCTACTAAAGTAGTAGAAAAAGCTGGTCTTACGGCAAATGACATTGATATGTTCGTACCACACCAAGCCAATATTAGAATTATGGAATCTGCTAGAGAAAGATTAGGTATTGAAAAAGAAAAAATGAGTGTAACAGTAGATAGATTCGGGAATACATCTGCTGCATCAATACCCTTAAGTATTGCATATGAATTAGAACAAGGTAAAATAAAAGACAACGATACAATAGTCCTAGTTGGATTTGGTGGTGGCCTGACATGGGGTGCCATAACGTTACGCTGGGGTAAATAG
- a CDS encoding YjzD family protein, producing MHYILTFIWAFLLSQMINFVLHSLGGSTEALNFVSPTVYAVIFTVVIILLDILVGKSSSDKQKAQHS from the coding sequence ATGCATTACATCTTAACATTCATATGGGCATTCTTATTGTCACAAATGATTAACTTTGTTTTACATAGTTTAGGTGGCTCTACAGAAGCGCTAAACTTTGTTAGTCCAACAGTTTATGCTGTTATCTTTACAGTTGTTATTATTCTACTAGATATTTTAGTTGGTAAATCGTCATCGGACAAACAAAAAGCACAACATTCATAA